The following are from one region of the Hippocampus zosterae strain Florida chromosome 9, ASM2543408v3, whole genome shotgun sequence genome:
- the rplp2 gene encoding 60S acidic ribosomal protein P2 → MRYVAAYLLAVLGGNTSPSAKDIKAILGSVGIEADDERLNKVIGELQGKNINEVMNSGLSKLASVPAGGAVAAPAAAAGAASAGAAPAAVEEKKEEKKEESEESDEDMGFGLFD, encoded by the exons ATGCGTTACGTGGCCGCTTACCTATTGGCTGTGCTCGGTGGGAACACCAGCCCCTCGGCCAAGGACATCAAGGCCATTTTGGGCAGTGTAGGGATCGAGGCTGATGATGAACGCTTAAACAAG GTCATTGGTGAGCTGCAAGGGAAAAACATAAATGAAGTTATGAATTCAG GCCTCTCTAAATTAGCCTCCGTACCAGCGGGTGGCGCTGTGgctgctcctgctgctgcagctgggGCCGCTAGCGCTGGGGCTGCACCTGCTGCTG TGGAAGAGAAAAAGGAAGAGAAGAAGGAAGAATCGGAAGAGTCGGATGAAGACATGGGCTTTGGACTTTTTGATTAA